From one Lycium barbarum isolate Lr01 chromosome 6, ASM1917538v2, whole genome shotgun sequence genomic stretch:
- the LOC132598633 gene encoding phosphoribosylamine--glycine ligase encodes MACMSLNIGAASSLKFVTNCQNHSARLFSAKQQYCSSNWDCFNLRVSPSSCRGFHTYKSFATVFNSLPVDNDNPKERVVVLVIGGGGREHALCHALRRSPSCDAIFCAPGNAGISSSGDATCISDLDVLDSSAVIAFCRKWGVGLVLIGPEAPLVAGLANDLVKEGIPTFGPSSEAAALEGSKNFMKSLCDKYGIPTAKYQAFTDPSAAKEYIKKEGAPIVVKADGLAAGKGVIVAMTLEQAYEAVDSMLVDNDFGSAGSRVIIEEYLEGEEASFFALVDGEHAVPLESAQDHKRVGDGDTGPNTGGMGAYSPAPVLTKELQSVVMESIIFPTVKGMAEEGCKFVGVLYAGLMIEKKSGLPKLIEYNVRFGDPECQVLMVRLESDLVEILLAACRGKLDGVSLDWSPGSAMVVVMASKGYPGSYQKGTIIDKLEEAEQVAPSVKVFHAGTAFDADGNFIATGGRVLGITAKGKDLEEARDRAYQAVEQISWPGGFYRRDIGWRALPQKQYS; translated from the exons atggcATGTATGTCACTCAATATTGGTGCTGCTTCTTCATTGAAGTTTGTAACCAATTGCCAAAACCATTCAGCTAGGCTATTCTCAGCAAAACAACAATATTGTTCTTCCAACTGGGATTGTTTCAATCTTCGAGTTAGTCCTAGTTCTTGTCGTGGTTTTCATACTTACAAATCTTTTGCCACTGTTTTTAACAGTCTTCCAGTGGATAATGACAACCCCA AGGAAAGGGTGGTTGTCTTGGTAATTGGAGGAGGAGGGAGAGAGCATGCGCTCTGTCATGCGCTGAGGCGATCCCCTTCTTGTGATGCTATTTTCTGTGCACCTGGTAATGCTGGAATTTCCAGCTCAGGTGACGCGACTTGCATATCGGACCTTGATGTTTTAGATAGTTCAGCTGTGATCGCTTTCTGTCGTAAATGGGGAGTTGGGCTGGTTTTGATTGGACCAGAGGCTCCGCTTGTTGCAGGTCTTGCTAATGACCTTGTTAAGGAAGGAATTCCTACCTTTGGACCCTCTTCAGAAGCAGCTGCTTTAGAAGGTTCTAAGAACTTCATGAAGAGCTTATGTGACAAATATGGAATTCCAACTGCAAAG TATCAAGCATTTACAGACCCATCTGCTGCAAAAGAGTACATCAAAAAGGAAGGTGCTCCAATTGTGGTTAAAGCGGATGGATTGGCTGCTGGTAAAGGAGTGATTGTTGCCATGACATTGGAGCAAGCATATGAGGCTGTTGATTCTATGCTTGTAGACAATGATTTTGGTTCTGCTGGTTCTCGAGTCATTATAGAGGAATATCTGGAAGGAGAGGAAGCATCGTTTTTTGCTCTAGTAGATGGTGAGCATGCCGTACCTCTGGAATCTGCTCAAGACCACAAACGTGTTGGCGATGGCGATACAGGACCAAATACTGGTGGGATGGGGGCATATTCTCCGGCTCCTGTCTTGACAAAAGAACTCCAATCAGTGGTCATGGAGTCTATAATTTTCCCTACGGTGAAGGGAATGGCTGAAGAAGGCTGCAAATTTGTTGGGGTTCTGTATGCTGGGCTCATGATCGAGAAGAAATCTGGTTTGCCGAAGTTAATTGAGTACAATGTACGCTTTGGAGATCCAGAATGTCAG GTGTTGATGGTCCGGTTAGAGTCTGATTTGGTCGAAATTTTGCTGGCAGCTTGTCGTGGGAAGCTAGATGGGGTGTCTTTGGACTGGTCCCCTGGGTCAGCCATGGTGGTTGTAATGGCAAGTAAAGGGTATCCTGGCAGTTACCAGAAAGGAACAATCATTGATAAGCTTGAGGAAGCAGAGCAAGTTGCTCCGTCGGTTAAAGTATTCCATGCTGGAACTGCTTTTGATGCGGATGGAAATTTCATTGCTACTGGGGGACGTGTTCTTGGAATCACAGCAAAAGGAAAGGATCTTGAAGAGGCTCGGGATAGAGCTTATCAAGCCGTTGAACAAATTAGTTGGCCTGGAGGTTTTTATAGACGAGATATTGGTTGGAGAGCACTACCTCAAAAACAATATTCCTAA
- the LOC132600132 gene encoding histone H3.2 has translation MARTKQTARKSTGGKAPRKQLATKAARKSAPATGGVKKPHRFRPGTVALREIRKYQKSTELLIRKLPFQRLVREIAQDFKTDLRFQSSAVAALQEAAEAYLVGLFEDTNLCAIHAKRVTIMPKDIQLARRIRGERA, from the coding sequence ATGGCAAGAACAAAGCAAACAGCACGAAAATCGACAGGAGGAAAGGCACCAAGGAAGCAATTAGCAACAAAAGCCGCAAGGAAATCAGCACCCGCAACAGGAGGAGTGAAGAAGCCTCACCGTTTCCGTCCTGGAACTGTTGCTCTTCGTGAGATCCGTAAGTACCAGAAGAGCACTGAGCTTTTAATCAGAAAGCTACCATTTCAAAGACTTGTAAGAGAAATAGCACAGGATTTCAAGACGGATCTGAGATTCCAGAGCAGTGCTGTGGCTGCACTTCAGGAGGCTGCTGAGGCTTACTTGGTGGGTCTTTTTGAGGACACCAATTTGTGTGCTATTCATGCTAAAAGAGTTACCATTATGCCTAAGGATATTCAATTGGCTAGGCGTATTAGGGGTGAAAGGGCTTGA